A region of Zerene cesonia ecotype Mississippi unplaced genomic scaffold, Zerene_cesonia_1.1 Zces_u002, whole genome shotgun sequence DNA encodes the following proteins:
- the LOC119838337 gene encoding zinc finger protein Noc, whose translation MVVLEDGGMMTSNPNQYLQPDYLTPLSSSLDSKKSPLALLAQTCSQIGADTMPSKPLLPSLDKKKSVNSVNSDSVSRSSPNAPKMDKPRATPENKHLAFKPYENTVVTKKPDETRPSSKASSDSSDDKKSGKSTPGRKSTPPTTENGKNSPGNEQKSSSSSSSGTSPIIRSGLEVLGHGKDHLGAFKNIPGLPGFNPLTGLCCPPGMEQHANPAFRPPYAGAPFSAHHAAMLAAAAAFPGSSPNPYLGYARVKTPAGGETLVPVCKDPYCTGCQFSVNNHHLLMSNGSCPAGCTQCEHQKYNLAMAMALSQQGAGGLPYPQVTRPYVCNWIVGESYCGKRFGNSEELLQHLRSHTADGSTPSSSASSQPSLLNPLNPLFTTAGLRSAYSTAPLSPLSASRYHPYSKAGLPASLGTSPYGAFNPALGPFYSPYAMYGQRLGAAAVHQ comes from the exons ATGGTGGTGCTTGAAGACGGAGGAATGATGACTAGCAACCCCAATCAGTATCTACAGCCTGATTATTTAACTCCTCTTTCATCCTct TTGGATTCCAAGAAAAGCCCGCTTGCGCTTTTAGCGCAAACTTGCAGCCAGATCGGTGCCGACACCATGCCTTCTAAGCCTCTGCTACCTTCTCTGGACAAGAAAAAATCAGTGAATAGTGTTAATAGTGATTCAGTTAGCCGTTCGTCACCTAATGCCCCAAAAATGGATAAACCCCGCGCTACCCCGGAAAATAAGCATTTAGCATTTAAACCTTATGAAAATACAGTTGTCACGAAGAAACCAGATGAAACCCGTCCTTCATCTAAAGCAAGCTCTGACAGTTCCGATGATAAAAAGTCTGGAAAGAGCACACCCGGACGTAAATCAACTCCGCCGACGACAGAAAATGGAAAGAATAGCCCCGGCAATGAACAAAAATCTTCTTCGTCCAGTTCTTCAGGCACTAGCCCGATCATTCGTTCTGGATTAGAGGTTTTGGGTCATGGCAAAGACCACCTCGGTGCCTTTAAGAATATACCTGGCTTGCCTGGATTTAATCCGCTGACTGGACTTTGCTGTCCTCCTGGCATGGAACAACATGCGAACCCCGCATTTAGACCCCCGTACGCTGGAGCTCCGTTCAGTGCTCACCATGCAGCAATGCtggccgccgccgccgcgttCCCAGGGTCTTCACCCAATCCCTATCTTGGTTATGCTCGTGTTAAGACACCTGCCGGCGGAGAAACTTTAGTTCCAGTTTGCAAAGACCCCTATTGCACTGGATGCCAATTCTCAGTGAACAATCATCACTTGCTCATGAGCAACGGATCTTGCCCAGCAGGCTGCACTCAGTGTGAACATCAGAAATACAACTTGGCTATGGCTATGGCTCTATCTCAACAAGGAGCCGGTGGCCTCCCATACCCGCAAGTGACGCGCCCGTACGTGTGTAATTGGATTGTAGGCGAATCGTATTGCGGGAAGAGATTTGGAAATTCTGAGGAGCTCTTGCAACACTTGAGAAGCCACACGGCTGATGGATCTACACCTTCATCGTCGGCCTCATCGCAGCCGTCGCTATTAAATCCATTGAATCCTCTCTTCACTACGGCTGGACTTCGCAGTGCTTACTCGACAGCGCCTCTCAGCCCACTTTCTGCGAGTCGGTATCATCCTTACTCAAAAGCAGGCCTCCCTGCGAGCCTGGGAACTTCCCCATATGGCGCTTTCAATCCAGCTCTCGGTCCGTTCTATTCCCCATACGCTATGTACGGCCAAAGACTCGGAGCGGCGGCCGTGCACCAATAA